A window of the Ammoniphilus oxalaticus genome harbors these coding sequences:
- a CDS encoding iron-hydroxamate ABC transporter substrate-binding protein, whose amino-acid sequence MKRNWLVVMMLFILVVSTACGKEPNNRNNAVSSPNSNGADTITYQSEQGPIQVPANPERIVALTNAPNVLALGGTLVGVDQWSKKNPLFTKKLEEVEIVSGTDLERITAQNPDLIIVGAELKNIAEMSKIAPTVVYTWGKNDYLTQHLEIGRLINKEDEARAWIDDFEQRAAAVGNEIKAQLGDAFTVSVFETDGKSFYVFGDKWARGTEILYQTMKLQMPDSVKKDALGSGYYTLSQEVLPEYAGDYIVLSRDLDSEASFMDSEIWQRIPAVQNNRVIEIDTKASTYSDPITLEHLLSIFKTAFLGEN is encoded by the coding sequence ATGAAACGGAACTGGTTAGTCGTGATGATGCTGTTCATACTGGTCGTGTCAACCGCTTGCGGCAAAGAGCCCAACAACCGAAACAATGCGGTGTCATCACCGAATTCTAATGGCGCTGACACAATCACGTATCAATCGGAACAAGGTCCAATTCAGGTCCCCGCGAATCCTGAACGGATTGTCGCTTTGACGAATGCTCCGAATGTGCTTGCGCTCGGGGGAACACTCGTTGGGGTAGATCAATGGTCAAAGAAAAACCCGTTGTTTACAAAGAAGCTAGAGGAAGTTGAGATTGTTTCGGGTACGGATTTGGAAAGGATCACGGCCCAAAATCCAGATCTGATCATTGTCGGAGCTGAGCTGAAAAACATTGCGGAAATGAGTAAAATTGCTCCTACCGTTGTTTACACGTGGGGCAAAAACGATTATTTAACGCAACACTTGGAAATTGGAAGGCTGATTAACAAGGAAGATGAAGCGCGCGCTTGGATCGATGATTTCGAGCAACGGGCCGCGGCAGTTGGAAACGAGATCAAAGCCCAGCTTGGAGATGCGTTTACTGTTTCTGTTTTTGAGACAGATGGGAAAAGTTTTTATGTATTTGGCGACAAATGGGCCCGCGGCACGGAAATTTTATATCAAACAATGAAGTTACAAATGCCAGATTCGGTTAAAAAAGATGCGCTCGGATCGGGCTACTATACACTTTCACAAGAGGTGTTACCCGAGTACGCAGGTGATTATATCGTGCTTAGTAGAGACTTAGATAGCGAAGCATCCTTCATGGACTCAGAAATTTGGCAACGAATCCCCGCCGTTCAGAACAATCGTGTCATTGAAATCGATACAAAAGCATCTACCTACAGTGATCCGATTACATTGGAACATTTGTTGAGTATTTTCAAAACCGCCTTTCTTGGCGAAAACTAA
- a CDS encoding ABC transporter ATP-binding protein: protein MTTLAAKELNIAYGNVPIVKDLTLNIPEGKITTIIGSNGCGKSTILKTLARIINPKSGGIYLDGKAIHKLSTKDIAKQMAILPQTPQAPNGLTVAELVTYGRFPHQKGFGSLRDHDRHIVSWAIEQTGLSAFYDRPIEALSGGQRQRVWIAMALAQETDLLLLDEPTTYLDLAHQLEILQLLNNLNKQEKRTIVMVLHDLNHAARFADHMVALNNGTIIKEGAPNEVMTTDVLKKVFQIDAEIIYDPRCGHPVCITYDLLAKACIEENTHNEENGR, encoded by the coding sequence ATGACGACTCTAGCAGCAAAAGAACTAAACATCGCCTATGGCAATGTTCCGATTGTCAAAGACTTAACATTAAACATACCAGAAGGAAAAATCACAACGATCATCGGGTCAAATGGATGCGGTAAATCGACAATTTTAAAAACGTTAGCTAGAATTATCAATCCGAAATCAGGCGGCATTTATTTAGACGGCAAAGCGATTCATAAGTTATCAACAAAAGACATCGCCAAACAGATGGCGATCTTACCGCAAACGCCGCAAGCGCCAAACGGCTTAACAGTCGCCGAACTTGTAACATACGGTAGATTTCCACACCAGAAAGGGTTCGGAAGCTTGCGCGATCACGATCGTCACATCGTTAGCTGGGCGATTGAACAAACCGGATTATCCGCGTTCTATGACCGACCAATCGAAGCATTATCAGGTGGGCAACGTCAACGCGTCTGGATTGCAATGGCGCTTGCTCAAGAAACGGATTTATTGTTATTAGATGAACCAACCACCTACCTCGACTTGGCTCATCAGCTAGAGATACTCCAGTTACTAAACAATCTTAATAAACAAGAAAAGCGAACAATTGTTATGGTCTTGCATGATCTAAACCATGCAGCGCGTTTCGCCGACCATATGGTGGCCTTAAATAATGGAACAATCATCAAGGAGGGCGCCCCAAATGAAGTCATGACAACGGATGTATTAAAGAAAGTCTTTCAAATTGACGCTGAAATCATTTACGATCCACGATGCGGGCATCCCGTTTGCATTACATATGATTTGTTAGCGAAGGCCTGCATAGAAGAAAATACACACAATGAGGAGAACGGAAGATGA
- a CDS encoding FecCD family ABC transporter permease — MQRIHRAGRNPFTVMAIILLFIVIVFLISLNTGFIKIPTVDLLKTLVGAGTEQNRLIVLDFRLPRMVIALLIGSALAISGSILQGVSQNGLADPGVLGINAGSGLAVVLFIYLFQGPATAIFGVFYPFIMPVAALVGGMSAAFLIYILAWNKGITSVRLLLVGIGVNAAFGAALMIIQLRMNPNDFMQALVWLSGSIGGTSWPFVWAILPWTILLIPYAIYKARFLNALHLGDEIAIGLGTNVERERRILLLVSVALAGSAVAVGGGIAFLGLVAPHLAKGLVGPKYQMLLPTAALIGALLLLVADAIGRTALAPSEIPVGLVVSTLSAPYFIYLLMKT, encoded by the coding sequence ATGCAACGGATACATCGAGCGGGCAGGAATCCTTTCACTGTCATGGCTATCATTCTTCTATTCATCGTAATCGTTTTTTTGATCAGCTTAAATACGGGATTTATCAAAATTCCAACCGTTGATTTGTTGAAAACGTTAGTCGGCGCGGGTACGGAGCAAAATCGGCTAATCGTCTTAGATTTCCGTTTGCCGCGGATGGTAATTGCTTTACTGATTGGCTCCGCGCTTGCGATTTCTGGCTCTATTTTACAAGGTGTCTCCCAAAATGGGTTGGCTGATCCGGGTGTACTCGGTATCAATGCCGGTTCAGGTCTTGCCGTCGTGTTATTTATCTATTTGTTTCAAGGACCAGCTACCGCTATTTTCGGCGTGTTTTACCCATTTATAATGCCTGTCGCAGCTCTTGTCGGCGGGATGAGCGCCGCCTTTCTCATCTATATACTTGCCTGGAATAAAGGGATCACATCGGTTCGATTGCTATTGGTCGGAATCGGAGTCAATGCGGCATTTGGGGCAGCGCTCATGATCATTCAACTAAGAATGAATCCGAATGATTTTATGCAAGCATTAGTCTGGCTCTCTGGAAGCATTGGAGGGACAAGTTGGCCATTTGTATGGGCGATTTTACCGTGGACCATCCTACTCATTCCATATGCAATTTATAAAGCGCGGTTTTTAAACGCGCTTCATCTCGGGGATGAAATTGCGATTGGATTAGGAACCAATGTGGAAAGGGAACGAAGAATCTTACTGCTTGTGTCAGTAGCTTTGGCGGGATCTGCGGTTGCCGTAGGCGGTGGTATTGCCTTTCTAGGCTTAGTTGCTCCACACCTAGCAAAAGGATTGGTTGGGCCAAAATACCAAATGCTACTTCCAACCGCCGCGTTAATCGGCGCCTTATTACTGCTAGTCGCAGATGCGATCGGTAGAACCGCTCTGGCCCCGTCGGAAATTCCGGTTGGACTCGTCGTTTCAACCTTAAGCGCGCCTTATTTTATTTATTTGTTAATGAAAACATAG
- a CDS encoding FecCD family ABC transporter permease yields the protein MTKAIRSQPYSSRPLVGSIILLVGIIMLALSMISSITIGAAEIDLKSIWDGVFHFEAEMTAHQIIRELRIPRAIAAALVGASLAVSGSIMQGMTRNPLASPSIMGITAGASFMIAVSFAFFPKTSSGGLIVWSFIGAGIGAAIVFGIGSFAKGGLTPVKLALAGTAVTALLQSISTSLAIHFDVAQDVSFWFAGGVAGIQWLSIKFIMPIVAIGLALAFILARSITVLSLGDEVAKGLGQRTSMVKISGICVVLLLTGAAVSIAGTIGFIGLVIPHITRFLVGMDYRWIIPCAAILGALLLVLADVGARIINPPFETPVGAITALIGVPFFLYLARRERSVL from the coding sequence ATGACGAAAGCGATTCGTAGCCAGCCCTATTCCTCGCGTCCGCTCGTTGGATCGATCATTCTGTTGGTCGGGATAATTATGTTAGCGCTGAGTATGATTTCTTCCATAACAATCGGCGCTGCTGAAATTGATTTAAAGAGTATATGGGATGGCGTGTTCCATTTCGAAGCTGAGATGACCGCCCATCAAATTATTCGAGAACTTCGCATTCCGCGAGCAATCGCCGCCGCTTTAGTCGGCGCCTCATTAGCGGTTTCGGGCTCGATCATGCAAGGTATGACACGCAATCCGTTAGCCTCCCCTTCCATCATGGGAATCACGGCTGGAGCCTCGTTTATGATCGCGGTTTCTTTTGCTTTTTTTCCGAAAACGTCTTCAGGTGGACTGATCGTTTGGTCTTTTATCGGGGCGGGAATCGGAGCGGCTATCGTGTTTGGGATCGGTTCCTTTGCAAAAGGCGGTTTAACGCCGGTTAAGCTCGCATTGGCCGGCACTGCCGTCACTGCCCTATTGCAGTCGATCTCGACTTCGCTCGCGATTCATTTTGACGTGGCTCAAGATGTTAGTTTTTGGTTTGCGGGGGGCGTTGCAGGGATCCAATGGCTCAGTATTAAATTCATCATGCCGATCGTAGCGATTGGCTTGGCGCTTGCCTTTATCTTAGCTCGATCAATCACAGTGTTGAGTTTAGGAGACGAGGTGGCAAAGGGACTCGGACAGCGGACTTCAATGGTAAAAATTTCAGGCATCTGTGTTGTATTACTGTTAACAGGCGCCGCTGTTTCGATTGCGGGAACGATTGGCTTCATCGGACTGGTAATCCCGCATATTACAAGATTTTTAGTAGGCATGGATTATCGTTGGATCATCCCTTGCGCCGCAATTTTAGGCGCCCTTCTACTCGTGTTAGCTGATGTGGGAGCGAGAATAATCAATCCTCCTTTTGAAACCCCGGTCGGAGCGATTACCGCTCTAATCGGTGTCCCTTTCTTTCTCTATCTAGCGCGCAGAGAAAGGAGCGTTCTGTAA
- a CDS encoding ABC transporter substrate-binding protein — MFKHCIKNLLVTSLLAMFILLTACGTRADENTQQPRPEQTSQSEQRVKTDALGHPVAIPNHPQRIIASYLEDHLIALGITPIAQWSVKNGQSIQNYLQEYLAGVDTIPHDLPLETVSQFEPDLIIIGSAAAVEGGKYEQYSKIAPTYVVAQETNENWRETLRRIAVLMELEQQAEQVLTAYDEKADKNKALLHEAIGDESAAVIWLTGGNFFIVSENVSSGDVLYHDLGLSVPKVVEEISRVATGNWSAVSLEKLATLDADHLFLINSDSGDGAEWLQDPLWKNIPAVKKGNVYEYGSEKSWLYSGAIANEQIMDAVLKSLIK, encoded by the coding sequence ATGTTTAAACATTGCATTAAAAATCTTTTAGTGACTAGTTTGCTGGCGATGTTCATTTTGCTTACAGCTTGTGGAACGCGCGCGGATGAAAATACGCAACAACCGCGTCCAGAGCAAACAAGTCAATCAGAACAACGTGTGAAAACGGATGCGTTGGGACATCCCGTCGCGATTCCAAATCATCCGCAAAGGATTATTGCTTCTTACCTTGAGGATCATTTGATTGCGCTTGGGATCACTCCGATTGCTCAATGGTCTGTTAAGAACGGTCAATCTATCCAAAATTATTTGCAGGAGTATTTAGCGGGGGTGGACACGATTCCGCATGATCTCCCTCTTGAAACGGTATCACAGTTTGAGCCTGATTTGATTATCATCGGTTCAGCGGCAGCAGTAGAGGGTGGTAAATATGAGCAATATTCTAAAATAGCTCCGACCTATGTTGTTGCCCAAGAAACGAATGAAAATTGGCGGGAAACTTTACGAAGAATCGCCGTCCTAATGGAACTCGAGCAGCAAGCGGAGCAAGTCCTTACTGCGTATGATGAAAAAGCGGACAAGAACAAAGCTCTTCTACACGAAGCGATTGGCGATGAGTCTGCCGCAGTAATTTGGTTAACGGGCGGTAATTTCTTTATCGTTAGTGAAAATGTATCAAGTGGAGATGTGCTATACCATGATCTCGGACTGAGCGTACCAAAGGTAGTGGAAGAAATTTCGCGTGTTGCTACGGGGAATTGGTCCGCGGTTTCTCTTGAGAAACTAGCTACACTTGACGCAGATCACCTTTTCTTAATTAATAGCGATTCGGGAGATGGCGCCGAATGGTTGCAAGATCCGCTATGGAAAAACATCCCTGCTGTAAAAAAAGGGAATGTCTATGAATACGGCTCGGAGAAGAGCTGGTTATATTCAGGAGCGATCGCGAATGAACAAATTATGGATGCTGTTTTGAAAAGTTTGATTAAATAA
- a CDS encoding MSMEG_1061 family FMN-dependent PPOX-type flavoprotein encodes MNSINFSQYAVTSEDELRRIVKAPHEHVVKKSVTTINEQCKQFIKMSPLFFLSTSNKDGTCDVSPRGDLPSPIKVINSHQLVIPDRPGNRRLDSITNIISNPHVGLVFLIPGLEEVLRINGRATVIKNGPILNDMQMNGASPLLGIGVDVEECYIHCSRALNQSKIWDAQTWQKAENLPIGKEIFRDHLKMNGIELKA; translated from the coding sequence TTGAATAGTATTAATTTCTCACAGTATGCGGTTACGTCAGAGGATGAGTTAAGAAGGATCGTTAAAGCGCCACACGAACACGTTGTAAAAAAGAGCGTCACCACGATCAATGAACAGTGTAAGCAGTTTATCAAAATGTCTCCGCTCTTTTTTCTTTCTACTTCAAACAAAGACGGAACATGTGATGTTTCACCGCGGGGGGATCTGCCGAGCCCTATCAAAGTTATCAATTCACATCAGTTGGTTATTCCCGATCGTCCAGGTAATAGACGACTAGATTCTATCACGAATATCATATCTAACCCACATGTTGGTCTTGTCTTTCTCATTCCTGGTTTAGAAGAAGTCCTGCGTATAAATGGGCGGGCTACAGTTATAAAAAATGGACCGATACTAAATGACATGCAGATGAACGGGGCATCCCCTTTACTCGGGATCGGCGTGGATGTGGAAGAATGCTATATTCATTGTTCACGCGCGTTAAATCAATCAAAAATCTGGGATGCGCAAACGTGGCAAAAGGCCGAGAATCTTCCAATCGGAAAGGAAATTTTTCGTGACCATCTCAAGATGAACGGAATTGAATTAAAGGCGTAA
- a CDS encoding response regulator transcription factor — MFKIMIVEDDQKLRELIVQHLSKWEFDLFAVEAFDDVFRAFIEYKPHLVILDINLPAFNGFHWCQQIREVSKTPILFLSSRNDAMDIVMAIQMGGDDFVQKPFSFEVLVAKIQALLRRTYSYADARTDVMEYKRAILNLKDATLSYNEQKVELTKNEFKILYLLFKDSGQIVGRNTLIKGLWDEESFVDDNTLTVNVNRLRKKLGEIGLGEMIATKKGQGYLLR, encoded by the coding sequence ATGTTTAAAATTATGATTGTGGAGGATGATCAAAAACTACGGGAGTTGATTGTCCAGCATCTCAGCAAATGGGAATTTGATCTGTTTGCGGTGGAGGCGTTCGATGATGTGTTTCGCGCGTTTATTGAATATAAACCGCACCTGGTGATCCTCGATATTAACCTTCCAGCTTTCAATGGTTTTCATTGGTGTCAGCAAATTCGGGAAGTATCGAAAACGCCTATTTTGTTTCTTTCCTCTCGAAATGATGCGATGGATATTGTGATGGCGATTCAAATGGGCGGCGATGATTTCGTTCAAAAACCATTTTCTTTTGAAGTGCTCGTCGCAAAGATTCAAGCCCTGCTGCGTAGAACGTATTCCTATGCGGATGCGCGTACAGATGTAATGGAGTATAAACGAGCGATACTCAATCTGAAGGATGCTACTTTATCCTATAATGAACAAAAGGTTGAACTCACCAAAAACGAGTTTAAAATATTGTATTTGTTGTTTAAGGATAGCGGACAAATTGTGGGGCGTAACACACTGATCAAAGGTTTATGGGACGAAGAAAGTTTCGTGGATGATAACACGTTGACGGTCAATGTGAACAGATTAAGAAAGAAACTCGGGGAAATTGGGCTAGGTGAGATGATCGCAACGAAGAAAGGACAGGGTTATCTTCTACGATGA
- a CDS encoding sensor histidine kinase → MMKITRFISDQKWLLCFYVALMIFITAVVYADPQSRITLSSLLYLHGIGLLFLLLYLGITYTRQRNYLRTVAYLLDDPHADLVSRLPSAQTGEQEAFFQLIALEHRQRMADINKLEMEKKEWIDFTTSWFHDIKTPIAVARLLLEDTRENVHEQMESLQEELDRIEFQVEQALYYARADEFSKDYFIQEIDLEKLVKATVKSNAKTFIHKQIQIELNCEPPLEVLSDGKWLTFIINQALVNALKYTPNGGKIKISTTEDERAKYLSIWDNGIGIQSEDLNRVFEKGFTGYNGRGQHQKATGMGLFLAKKLAEKLGHHLTITSIWDQYTEVTILFPRLIDFYQPSK, encoded by the coding sequence ATGATGAAAATCACGCGTTTTATTTCCGATCAGAAGTGGCTGCTCTGTTTTTATGTTGCGCTTATGATTTTTATAACAGCGGTCGTTTACGCGGATCCGCAAAGTCGTATTACGTTAAGTAGTTTATTGTACCTCCATGGAATCGGTTTGTTGTTTTTGCTGCTTTATCTTGGGATAACCTATACGCGACAGAGAAACTATTTGCGGACGGTTGCCTATCTTTTAGACGATCCACATGCAGATCTTGTTTCGCGCTTGCCATCTGCGCAAACGGGAGAACAGGAAGCGTTTTTTCAGCTGATCGCGCTTGAACACCGGCAACGGATGGCGGATATTAACAAATTGGAGATGGAAAAGAAGGAATGGATTGACTTTACAACTTCCTGGTTTCACGATATTAAAACGCCGATCGCGGTTGCTCGTCTTCTACTAGAAGATACACGCGAGAATGTACATGAACAAATGGAAAGTTTACAAGAAGAATTGGATCGGATTGAATTTCAGGTGGAGCAGGCGTTGTATTATGCGCGCGCCGATGAATTTTCGAAAGATTACTTTATTCAAGAGATTGACTTGGAGAAGCTAGTGAAGGCCACCGTGAAATCAAACGCAAAGACTTTTATCCATAAGCAAATTCAGATCGAGCTAAATTGTGAACCGCCGCTTGAGGTGTTAAGCGACGGCAAATGGCTTACCTTTATTATCAATCAAGCGCTGGTGAATGCGCTCAAATACACACCGAACGGCGGGAAAATTAAAATCTCGACGACGGAGGACGAACGAGCAAAATACTTGTCCATTTGGGATAACGGAATCGGCATCCAGTCGGAGGACTTAAATCGTGTGTTTGAAAAAGGTTTTACGGGCTACAATGGACGTGGGCAGCATCAAAAAGCGACGGGGATGGGATTGTTTCTCGCCAAAAAACTAGCTGAAAAACTCGGACACCACCTTACGATTACATCGATATGGGATCAATACACGGAAGTAACGATTCTGTTCCCTCGATTGATTGATTTCTATCAACCAAGTAAATAA
- a CDS encoding ABC transporter ATP-binding protein, with the protein MSTVLRADHVTKTYGSRSNARTALDDISFQITEGEFVGIMGPSGSGKTTLLNLVATIDEPTSGHIFIDGDPILGMKEAKLASFRREKLGFIFQDFNLLDTLTLRENIALPLALAAVKAEELEQRTHSVADTLGLAELLDKYPYEVSGGQKQRAAAARAMITHPKLILADEPTGALDSRSATELLECLMGMNKQQQATIMMVTHDPFAASYCQRILFLKDGRWFTELVKRGSRQDFYQKIIDTLSVMGGGKDEHL; encoded by the coding sequence ATGTCAACGGTTTTACGAGCTGATCATGTAACAAAAACGTATGGCTCTCGCTCCAATGCGCGCACAGCGTTAGATGATATTAGCTTTCAAATAACAGAAGGTGAATTTGTCGGGATTATGGGTCCTTCCGGTTCAGGCAAAACAACGTTGCTGAATTTAGTGGCGACGATTGACGAACCGACAAGCGGTCACATTTTCATTGATGGCGACCCGATCCTTGGGATGAAGGAAGCGAAGTTGGCGTCTTTCCGACGTGAAAAGCTAGGCTTTATTTTTCAGGATTTCAATCTACTCGACACGCTTACATTACGCGAAAACATTGCGCTTCCCTTGGCGTTGGCAGCTGTAAAAGCGGAGGAATTGGAACAGCGGACACATTCGGTTGCGGATACACTCGGTCTTGCGGAGCTACTTGATAAATATCCTTACGAAGTATCGGGCGGTCAGAAGCAACGAGCCGCGGCGGCAAGGGCGATGATTACCCATCCGAAGCTGATTCTAGCCGATGAACCGACGGGAGCGCTCGATTCGCGATCAGCTACTGAATTGTTGGAATGTCTGATGGGTATGAACAAACAACAACAGGCGACGATTATGATGGTTACACACGACCCTTTTGCCGCAAGTTATTGCCAGCGTATTCTGTTTTTAAAAGATGGACGTTGGTTTACGGAATTGGTGAAGAGGGGTTCGCGCCAAGATTTTTACCAAAAGATTATCGATACGCTGTCAGTTATGGGGGGCGGCAAAGATGAACATCTATAA